A part of Citrifermentans bremense genomic DNA contains:
- a CDS encoding DUF512 domain-containing protein, which translates to MSGLIVDRVMPGSIAEELEIEPGDRLISVNGHPLRDVIDYNYHSADDLLDLELEKADGEFWELEVEREEGEPLGLSFEAPLPARCGNNCVFCFVHQLPKGLRGPLYVKDEDYRLSFLYGNYVTLANIGRVELDRIKEQRLSPLYISVHATDPKLREDLLGKSGILPILDVMKELAEARITMHTQVVLCPGWNDGEAFARTVEDLASMHPAVASLAVVPVGLTEHRKHLPPLTPLTREFAASFIGEWSSKARFLEERLGEPFLFLADEFYIKGEIPFPPLESYGDLPQLENGVGMIPLFLSEAEQVLEEAEPVPGARVTVVTGESPYNYLSGFLAQLSEATGASVVAVAVKNRLFGPSVTVTGLVCGRDIISALQGVELGDLVLVPDVMLKEGEGVFLDDLTVDDLERELGKPVQVVESTPYGIYDALADMRE; encoded by the coding sequence ATGTCAGGCCTTATTGTCGACAGGGTGATGCCGGGAAGCATCGCCGAGGAACTTGAAATCGAGCCGGGAGACCGGCTGATATCGGTGAACGGTCACCCGCTGCGCGACGTCATTGATTACAACTACCATTCGGCCGACGACCTGCTCGATCTCGAACTGGAAAAGGCAGACGGAGAGTTTTGGGAGCTGGAGGTAGAGCGGGAGGAGGGTGAACCGCTGGGGCTCTCGTTCGAGGCTCCTCTTCCCGCCCGCTGCGGCAACAACTGCGTCTTCTGCTTCGTGCACCAGCTCCCCAAGGGGCTCCGCGGCCCGCTCTACGTCAAGGACGAGGATTACCGCCTTTCCTTTCTCTACGGAAATTACGTGACGCTGGCCAACATCGGCCGTGTCGAGCTGGACCGGATCAAGGAGCAGCGCCTGTCTCCGCTCTACATCTCCGTTCACGCCACCGATCCGAAATTAAGGGAGGATCTGCTCGGCAAAAGCGGCATACTACCCATCCTCGACGTGATGAAGGAACTGGCCGAGGCGCGGATAACCATGCACACCCAGGTGGTACTCTGCCCAGGATGGAACGACGGCGAGGCTTTTGCCCGCACCGTAGAGGATCTCGCCTCGATGCACCCGGCGGTCGCCTCGCTGGCCGTCGTTCCTGTGGGGCTCACCGAGCACAGGAAGCACCTGCCGCCGCTTACCCCCTTGACGAGGGAGTTCGCGGCCTCCTTCATCGGTGAATGGAGCAGCAAGGCGCGGTTTCTGGAGGAGAGGCTCGGAGAGCCGTTTCTTTTTCTCGCCGACGAGTTTTACATCAAGGGAGAGATCCCCTTTCCGCCTTTGGAGAGCTACGGCGATCTTCCCCAGTTGGAAAACGGCGTGGGCATGATCCCACTTTTCCTGTCGGAGGCGGAGCAGGTGCTCGAGGAGGCCGAGCCGGTACCGGGCGCGCGGGTCACCGTGGTCACTGGCGAGTCGCCCTACAACTACCTGTCGGGTTTTCTGGCGCAGCTATCGGAGGCGACCGGCGCTTCCGTTGTCGCCGTTGCTGTGAAAAACAGGCTGTTTGGACCATCGGTCACCGTGACAGGGCTTGTCTGCGGCAGGGACATAATTTCCGCGCTGCAGGGGGTAGAGCTGGGAGATTTGGTGCTGGTTCCCGACGTGATGCTGAAGGAGGGTGAGGGGGTGTTTCTTGACGACCTGACGGTGGACGACCTGGAGCGGGAGTTGGGCAAACCGGTTCAGGTGGTCGAATCGACCCCCTATGGCATCTATGACGCTTTAGCCGACATGCGGGAATAG
- the hfq gene encoding RNA chaperone Hfq, giving the protein MPKTPFNIQDQYLNQSRKERVKVLVQLMSGEKLEGHIKSFDNFSVLMEVHGDILIYKHAICSITSVDGVFRLHQ; this is encoded by the coding sequence ATGCCGAAAACGCCTTTTAACATCCAGGACCAATATCTGAACCAGTCTCGCAAGGAGCGCGTAAAGGTCTTGGTGCAACTAATGTCCGGTGAGAAGCTTGAGGGGCATATCAAATCCTTCGACAATTTTTCCGTTCTCATGGAAGTTCACGGCGATATACTCATTTATAAGCATGCCATCTGCAGCATCACCTCAGTAGACGGCGTGTTTCGTCTGCACCAGTAA
- the miaA gene encoding tRNA (adenosine(37)-N6)-dimethylallyltransferase MiaA, with product MQDKDKKIKLIVLGGPTGSGKSDLAVKLAEEIGAEIVNADSMQVYRRLDIGTAKPSAADLARVPHHLIDILDPDQEFTASDFRREAAAAIADIERRGKKAIVVGGTGLYIRALLHGLVDSPTGDPELRRQFDDVPGDELMRRLSLVDPETAERLYPNDRVRLIRALEVYLQTGRPISAYRSEHAFSEANYDALKMAIRVDRGELYRRTDLRVEKMLEAGLVEEVRSLLAAGYGRELKSMRSIGYKEVTAFLAGEMTLDEAVTLIKRDTRRYAKRQMTWFGREKDIYWLEYPGSFATILGHVIEFLA from the coding sequence TTGCAGGATAAAGACAAGAAGATCAAGCTCATCGTCCTTGGAGGACCTACCGGTTCGGGCAAGAGCGATCTCGCGGTGAAACTGGCGGAGGAGATCGGCGCAGAGATCGTCAACGCTGACTCCATGCAGGTCTACCGCAGGTTGGATATCGGTACGGCGAAGCCCTCCGCTGCAGACTTGGCCCGTGTTCCCCACCACCTGATCGACATCCTGGATCCGGACCAGGAGTTCACCGCCTCGGATTTCAGGCGCGAGGCCGCCGCTGCCATCGCCGACATCGAGCGCAGGGGGAAGAAGGCTATCGTTGTCGGCGGGACCGGGCTGTACATTCGCGCGCTGCTGCATGGCTTGGTGGACTCTCCCACAGGGGACCCGGAGTTGCGCCGTCAGTTCGACGACGTGCCGGGCGATGAGCTCATGAGGCGCCTGTCGCTGGTCGACCCGGAGACCGCAGAACGGCTGTACCCAAACGACAGGGTTCGCCTGATAAGGGCGCTGGAGGTGTACCTGCAGACCGGCCGCCCCATCTCGGCCTACCGCTCGGAGCATGCCTTCTCGGAGGCCAACTATGACGCGCTCAAAATGGCCATCAGGGTGGACCGGGGGGAACTGTACCGCCGCACAGACCTCAGGGTCGAGAAGATGCTCGAAGCCGGGCTGGTCGAGGAGGTCCGTTCGCTACTGGCGGCGGGGTACGGACGGGAGCTGAAATCGATGCGCTCGATCGGCTACAAGGAAGTCACTGCCTTTCTGGCAGGGGAAATGACGCTGGATGAAGCAGTTACCCTCATAAAAAGAGACACGAGGCGATACGCTAAACGGCAGATGACATGGTTTGGCAGGGAAAAAGATATTTATTGGCTTGAATATCCCGGAAGTTTTGCTACTATCCTTGGACATGTGATTGAATTTCTTGCGTAA
- the mutL gene encoding DNA mismatch repair endonuclease MutL — MATKIRILPENLTNKIAAGEVVERPASVAKELVENALDAGSKEVVVEIESGGRRLIKVSDTGCGMSRDDALLALERHATSKIATDEDLFSLCTLGFRGEALPSVASVSRLTISTRTSDSVEGTEIYAEGGRIKEVKECGMAVGTVISVRNLFFNTPARLKFMKSAETEGGHVGELLTRLAISRPEVRFTYKNDGKVIFRALDADLKERVATMLGRSIASFLYPVSYRQEGLKVSGLVAAPECSRSAGSHLYTYINGRFIKDKVVQHAILQAYRNFLERGRYPVVAVFIEIEPGEVDVNVHPTKHEVRFREQGRVHDAIQNAVESVLKETPWLKRTAAAVATRSGETSTGAPRPVPSTEAVQGALPATPQPRPALTPAPLNTAQEAHARQLSVSEARVEEVRELLVNFQPRPQPPLRPQYQGSAAAKDAPLYTRGAAPAPVQEREKASDPEPPAAGYFSSLGVIGQFNASYILCQRGTDLVLIDQHAAHERVAFEKLKGQFAGREVDSQGLLFPETMEFSFRESAVLREHQAELARLGFEFEEFGGNTWLLKGVPQVLSATRYLDTIRDILEELGSLSRSRAFSDIQEDLLARIACHSVVRGRRTLSQVEIAALFKQMDETDFSSNCPHGRPVMQTLTLAEVEKMFKRI, encoded by the coding sequence TTGGCAACGAAAATACGCATTCTCCCAGAGAATCTGACCAACAAGATCGCTGCCGGAGAGGTGGTAGAGCGTCCCGCCTCAGTAGCGAAGGAACTGGTGGAAAACGCCCTTGACGCAGGGTCCAAGGAAGTCGTGGTCGAGATAGAGTCAGGCGGAAGACGGCTCATAAAGGTCTCCGATACCGGTTGCGGGATGTCGCGAGACGATGCCCTGCTCGCCCTGGAGCGTCACGCGACCAGCAAGATCGCGACAGACGAAGATCTCTTTTCCCTTTGCACCCTCGGTTTCCGAGGCGAAGCGCTGCCATCTGTCGCCTCTGTTTCCCGCCTCACCATCTCCACTCGGACCAGCGACTCGGTCGAGGGGACGGAGATCTACGCCGAAGGAGGACGGATCAAGGAAGTGAAGGAATGCGGCATGGCGGTAGGTACCGTTATCTCGGTCAGGAACCTCTTCTTCAACACGCCGGCGCGGCTCAAATTCATGAAAAGCGCTGAAACGGAGGGGGGGCACGTCGGTGAGTTGCTGACCCGCCTCGCCATCTCCAGGCCGGAGGTCCGCTTCACCTACAAAAATGACGGCAAGGTCATTTTCCGCGCGCTGGACGCGGATCTGAAGGAGCGGGTCGCCACCATGCTGGGTCGCTCCATCGCCTCCTTTTTGTACCCCGTTTCCTACCGCCAGGAAGGGCTCAAAGTGAGCGGACTGGTGGCGGCGCCGGAGTGCAGCCGCAGTGCGGGGAGCCACCTGTATACCTACATAAATGGACGCTTCATCAAGGACAAGGTGGTGCAGCACGCCATCCTCCAGGCGTACCGTAACTTCCTGGAACGCGGCCGCTACCCCGTCGTCGCGGTTTTCATAGAGATCGAACCTGGCGAAGTCGATGTGAACGTGCACCCGACCAAGCACGAGGTTCGCTTTAGGGAACAGGGAAGAGTCCACGACGCCATTCAGAACGCGGTGGAGTCGGTGCTCAAGGAAACGCCGTGGCTAAAGCGAACTGCAGCGGCAGTCGCAACGCGCTCTGGGGAGACTTCGACGGGAGCGCCGCGACCGGTTCCCTCTACGGAGGCTGTGCAGGGTGCGCTCCCCGCGACGCCACAGCCCCGGCCGGCGCTTACACCTGCCCCCCTTAACACAGCACAGGAGGCTCACGCACGGCAGCTATCGGTCAGCGAGGCACGGGTGGAAGAGGTAAGGGAACTCCTGGTGAATTTCCAGCCTAGGCCGCAGCCGCCGCTTCGACCACAGTACCAGGGATCTGCAGCGGCGAAGGATGCGCCGTTGTATACCCGCGGAGCCGCGCCGGCTCCGGTCCAGGAGCGCGAGAAGGCTTCGGATCCAGAACCGCCTGCAGCGGGGTACTTCTCATCGCTCGGCGTCATCGGGCAGTTCAACGCCTCCTATATCCTCTGCCAAAGGGGCACCGATCTCGTCCTCATCGACCAGCATGCAGCCCACGAGCGGGTGGCGTTCGAAAAGTTGAAAGGACAGTTCGCCGGTAGGGAGGTAGACAGCCAGGGGCTCCTTTTTCCTGAGACCATGGAATTTTCTTTCCGGGAATCGGCCGTGCTGCGGGAACACCAGGCGGAGCTCGCCAGGCTTGGTTTCGAGTTTGAGGAGTTCGGGGGGAATACCTGGCTGTTGAAGGGCGTCCCACAGGTACTGTCGGCGACGCGGTATCTGGACACGATTCGGGATATCCTCGAGGAGCTGGGAAGTCTCAGCCGCAGCCGTGCCTTCAGCGACATCCAGGAAGACCTGCTAGCGCGGATTGCCTGCCACAGCGTGGTGCGCGGCCGGCGTACCCTGAGCCAAGTGGAGATAGCGGCACTTTTCAAGCAGATGGATGAAACGGATTTCTCCAGCAACTGCCCGCACGGCAGGCCGGTGATGCAGACCCTCACGCTCGCCGAGGTGGAGAAGATGTTCAAGAGAATCTAG
- a CDS encoding D-alanyl-D-alanine carboxypeptidase family protein produces MKNFSSLKILSLTVGILTVALCSADAASSPFTHSPPSYLIQINGHVYKERNAHIRRPPASLTKIMTALIVMESCNLDEVVVVSRGAAGETGSRIGLRKGEKLTVRDLLAATLMASANDACRALADHACGNQRNFVLKMNARARALQLRDTRFTNACGHDNAGLYTTAHDLALLTEKAMQKPLFAQLVARKDMRIRTLNSKRSYHIRNKNRLIGRYPGAIGVKTGTTPNAGQCLVAMAEREERKVLLVIMHARNRWWVAPAMLDAAFAAESATIDENPDNTHESNSRRLYEALPEGTLVPD; encoded by the coding sequence ATGAAAAATTTCTCATCGTTAAAAATACTTTCACTGACAGTAGGGATCCTGACAGTGGCGCTCTGCTCCGCGGACGCAGCCTCCTCACCGTTCACCCACTCTCCCCCCTCCTATCTCATCCAGATCAACGGTCACGTCTATAAGGAAAGAAACGCCCACATCCGCCGCCCGCCAGCAAGCCTCACCAAGATCATGACCGCACTGATCGTAATGGAAAGTTGCAACCTCGACGAAGTAGTCGTAGTCAGCCGTGGCGCCGCCGGGGAAACAGGAAGCAGGATTGGCCTTAGAAAAGGGGAAAAACTGACGGTACGGGACCTGCTCGCGGCTACGCTCATGGCCTCAGCCAACGACGCCTGCCGAGCACTTGCCGATCATGCGTGTGGCAATCAAAGAAATTTCGTGTTAAAGATGAACGCCCGGGCGCGTGCGCTTCAGCTGCGAGACACCCGCTTCACCAACGCCTGTGGACACGACAACGCAGGGCTATACACGACGGCCCACGACTTGGCGCTCCTGACCGAGAAGGCTATGCAAAAGCCGCTGTTCGCACAACTTGTCGCCAGGAAGGACATGCGTATCCGCACGCTGAACAGCAAGCGCTCCTACCACATCAGGAACAAGAACCGCCTCATCGGGCGCTATCCCGGTGCAATAGGCGTGAAGACAGGCACGACACCCAACGCCGGGCAGTGCCTGGTCGCAATGGCCGAGCGTGAGGAGCGGAAGGTGTTGCTGGTTATCATGCACGCCAGAAACCGGTGGTGGGTAGCCCCCGCCATGCTCGACGCGGCGTTTGCGGCAGAGTCCGCAACGATCGACGAAAATCCCGACAACACACATGAAAGCAACAGCAGGAGATTATATGAGGCATTACCGGAAGGAACTCTGGTTCCAGATTAA
- a CDS encoding secondary thiamine-phosphate synthase enzyme YjbQ, with protein sequence MRHYRKELWFQIKSRRGFVNITSDIEAELLESGIKEGLLLCNAMHITASVFINDDESGLHQDFEQWLEGLAPERPHSRYRHNTGEDNGDAHLKRTIMGREVVVAVTGGKLDLGPWEQVFYGEFDGMRKKRVLIKIIGE encoded by the coding sequence ATGAGGCATTACCGGAAGGAACTCTGGTTCCAGATTAAGTCCAGGCGCGGCTTCGTAAACATCACCTCGGACATCGAAGCGGAACTGCTGGAAAGCGGGATAAAGGAAGGGCTCCTGCTCTGCAACGCCATGCACATCACTGCCAGCGTATTCATCAATGATGACGAGTCTGGGCTACACCAGGATTTTGAGCAATGGCTGGAAGGGCTGGCACCGGAAAGGCCTCACTCCCGCTACCGGCACAACACCGGAGAGGACAACGGCGATGCGCATCTCAAGAGGACCATCATGGGGCGGGAAGTGGTGGTTGCGGTCACAGGCGGAAAGCTGGATCTGGGGCCCTGGGAACAGGTTTTTTACGGAGAATTCGACGGCATGCGCAAGAAGCGGGTTCTGATCAAGATCATCGGAGAGTGA
- a CDS encoding SpoIIE family protein phosphatase, with translation MTQRLRILHLEDDPMDAELVLMALSAEGLDCEVQVVSRRDEFDKALERGGMDLILADFALPAFDGMSALAMVRAKLPDLPFVFVSGKLGEEAAIESLKNGATDYVLKSRLSRLGPAVQRALTEAKERVKQRQTEKALEVAYAEIEKRAEDYRNLFNSIRDVIVVADHNRTILHVNQPALMDNFGYKSPEVVGRSSILLYANEDDFHNTGKEVFDVEGPVDGKLIELNFRRKGGEVFIGELYAMKRLDRHGVVTGNISIFRDISQRKKAEADLRESELRRYQLQLELVYAAEIQAKLLPRSYPEIPGFDVSARCLPAKQVGGDFYDWQQVTPTMFNLTLGDVMGKGMAAAMLMATVRAALHAVTLYNAPAQAVHLAEQALNEDLENSESFVTLFHAQLDSVTRTLSFVDCGHGYVFVRRANGAVETLSPRGLPLGVQGGEIYQEGRIQFEKGDVLLLYSDGLIDANPQLELTNEIIAEQITGEESALDTVDRLIALTRQPDPQPDDITVLVVRFTGQ, from the coding sequence ATGACGCAGCGACTGCGCATACTGCATCTAGAGGACGACCCCATGGATGCCGAACTCGTGCTGATGGCTCTATCGGCAGAGGGGCTCGATTGTGAAGTTCAGGTGGTATCGAGGCGGGATGAGTTCGACAAGGCCTTGGAGCGAGGGGGGATGGACCTCATTCTGGCAGACTTCGCGCTTCCTGCCTTTGATGGCATGAGCGCATTAGCGATGGTTCGCGCGAAGCTTCCTGATCTTCCTTTCGTCTTTGTCTCCGGGAAGCTTGGTGAAGAGGCGGCAATCGAATCACTGAAAAATGGCGCGACCGATTACGTGCTGAAAAGCAGGTTGTCCAGGCTGGGTCCCGCAGTGCAAAGGGCGCTTACCGAGGCCAAGGAGCGCGTGAAACAACGGCAAACCGAAAAGGCGCTCGAGGTAGCATATGCTGAGATAGAGAAGCGCGCAGAGGATTACCGTAACCTCTTCAACAGCATCAGGGACGTGATCGTGGTTGCGGACCACAACCGGACCATCCTGCACGTCAACCAACCGGCGCTTATGGACAACTTCGGCTACAAATCGCCGGAGGTGGTGGGAAGAAGCAGCATCCTCCTTTACGCGAACGAGGATGACTTCCACAACACGGGAAAGGAAGTTTTCGACGTCGAGGGGCCGGTCGACGGTAAACTCATAGAGCTGAACTTCCGCAGGAAAGGCGGCGAAGTCTTCATAGGTGAACTTTACGCCATGAAAAGGCTGGACCGGCACGGCGTGGTAACCGGCAACATATCGATATTCCGGGATATCAGCCAGCGAAAAAAAGCTGAGGCAGACCTCAGGGAAAGTGAGTTGCGCCGTTATCAACTGCAACTGGAACTCGTCTATGCCGCGGAAATCCAGGCAAAGTTATTGCCGCGCAGCTATCCGGAAATCCCAGGCTTCGATGTCAGCGCCAGGTGTCTGCCGGCGAAGCAGGTGGGAGGGGACTTCTACGATTGGCAGCAGGTGACCCCAACCATGTTCAACCTCACGCTCGGAGACGTTATGGGCAAGGGTATGGCGGCGGCCATGCTCATGGCGACGGTCAGGGCCGCGCTCCATGCGGTCACCCTGTACAACGCGCCGGCACAGGCTGTGCACTTAGCGGAACAGGCGCTCAACGAGGATCTGGAGAACTCTGAGAGCTTCGTCACTCTTTTTCATGCCCAGCTCGATTCTGTCACGCGCACCCTTTCCTTCGTAGATTGCGGTCACGGCTATGTTTTTGTCAGGAGAGCCAACGGTGCGGTGGAGACACTGTCTCCACGTGGGCTTCCTCTGGGGGTACAGGGGGGCGAGATTTACCAGGAAGGACGTATTCAGTTCGAGAAGGGGGATGTGCTGTTACTTTACAGCGACGGACTGATCGACGCGAATCCGCAGCTCGAGTTGACCAACGAGATAATCGCAGAACAGATTACTGGAGAGGAGAGCGCGCTCGATACGGTGGATCGTCTCATTGCGCTCACCAGGCAGCCTGATCCGCAGCCTGACGACATAACGGTCCTGGTAGTGAGGTTTACGGGGCAATAG
- a CDS encoding response regulator — MAADTKEKLGMLKLKRILLVEDNANDAELTMEALAEHNLANEVDIVRDGAEALDYLHQTGKYSGSEAGNLAVILLDLKLPKVDGLEVLSAIKADDKLRCIPVVVLTSSREEKDVVESYRLGVNAYVVKPVNFTEFINAVKEIGAFWAIVNEPPPIQHRGVTK; from the coding sequence ATGGCTGCGGACACGAAGGAGAAACTGGGGATGTTGAAACTAAAGCGCATCCTGCTGGTTGAAGATAATGCCAACGATGCCGAACTCACCATGGAGGCTTTGGCCGAGCATAACTTAGCGAATGAGGTCGACATCGTACGGGACGGTGCCGAAGCGCTCGATTATCTACATCAGACGGGAAAATACTCCGGAAGTGAAGCCGGTAATCTGGCCGTTATTCTCCTGGATCTCAAGCTGCCGAAGGTAGACGGACTAGAGGTGCTGAGCGCCATCAAGGCTGATGATAAATTGCGGTGCATTCCCGTAGTTGTACTCACTTCATCTCGGGAAGAGAAAGATGTCGTGGAAAGTTATCGCCTAGGCGTCAACGCATACGTGGTAAAGCCGGTGAACTTCACCGAGTTCATCAATGCTGTCAAGGAGATAGGCGCGTTCTGGGCCATTGTGAACGAGCCTCCTCCTATCCAGCACAGAGGTGTGACCAAATGA
- a CDS encoding MoaD/ThiS family protein, producing MADQASATVRMFGALHGIRKDRGQPTEVEVDIPESGCTAVSIVHRLDLPLEKVDGVFINHKIYTLDHLVHQGDHVAFIPIGVPGSRGLFASERNH from the coding sequence ATGGCAGATCAAGCAAGTGCAACAGTCCGCATGTTCGGAGCCCTCCACGGCATAAGGAAAGATCGTGGCCAGCCCACAGAGGTCGAAGTTGACATCCCTGAATCCGGGTGTACCGCCGTCAGCATCGTGCACCGCTTGGACCTGCCCCTTGAAAAGGTCGATGGAGTCTTCATCAACCACAAGATCTACACCCTCGACCACCTCGTCCATCAGGGCGACCACGTCGCGTTCATTCCTATAGGGGTACCTGGTTCCCGCGGTTTGTTTGCCTCAGAGCGCAATCACTGA
- a CDS encoding cytochrome C → MKTEIALALIMISVTSLQAAQEVPPSGSKLGSVTGGVFKEAHLVIDNKCVSCHTSQRIEQALSAGKNMQEIQHRMEQKGVKLTADEQTVLGIFWKDSPLRKKK, encoded by the coding sequence ATGAAAACAGAAATCGCACTGGCACTCATAATGATATCTGTCACATCGCTGCAGGCAGCGCAAGAAGTCCCGCCCTCAGGAAGCAAGCTTGGTAGTGTTACGGGCGGCGTTTTCAAGGAAGCCCACCTGGTAATCGACAACAAGTGCGTCTCCTGCCATACGTCACAACGAATTGAGCAAGCGCTGTCCGCCGGCAAGAACATGCAGGAAATACAACACCGCATGGAGCAAAAAGGGGTGAAGCTCACTGCCGACGAACAGACAGTGCTCGGTATTTTCTGGAAAGACAGCCCCCTGCGCAAGAAGAAGTGA
- a CDS encoding L,D-transpeptidase family protein, with amino-acid sequence MAISPPSRALSKSQYFAPIIIFITALVTAAFSSYAHAGRFTDGGGIIGAIKLHRIGPGESLVEVARRYDVGYHSILDANPGVEPFVPKPGTVVTIPTAWILPRVLSAPDIVVNLPEYRLYFFPRGNPGFVFTFPLGIGDEGAETPLGTYTVTEKITSPSWHVPDSIRREGGGLPLIVLPGPNNPLGTHALRLSRGNILIHGTNRPWGIGRRSSHGCLRLYPEDIVTLFEQVETGMSVVVVNQPLKIGFPDGRIMIEVHRGQDDEPTVGQALKRFYDHGLLGKIDFSKLVRAMLEKTGVPVEVGLDQ; translated from the coding sequence ATGGCCATCTCTCCACCGAGCCGTGCTCTGTCTAAGTCTCAATATTTCGCCCCGATAATTATATTTATAACCGCCCTGGTGACTGCCGCGTTTTCTTCATACGCTCATGCAGGCAGGTTCACCGATGGTGGAGGAATCATTGGCGCAATAAAGTTGCACAGAATTGGCCCCGGCGAGTCTCTTGTAGAAGTGGCACGACGCTATGATGTCGGCTACCACTCGATCCTGGATGCTAATCCCGGCGTGGAGCCATTTGTTCCCAAGCCGGGCACTGTCGTCACCATTCCCACAGCATGGATCCTGCCACGTGTCCTGAGCGCGCCGGACATAGTGGTTAATCTGCCTGAGTACCGTCTTTATTTTTTCCCGAGGGGAAACCCCGGGTTCGTGTTCACCTTCCCCTTGGGAATCGGTGACGAGGGTGCTGAAACACCTTTAGGCACCTATACCGTTACTGAAAAAATAACGAGCCCATCCTGGCATGTCCCAGACTCAATACGGCGCGAGGGAGGTGGATTACCGCTGATTGTGCTGCCTGGCCCCAACAACCCCTTGGGCACCCATGCTCTTCGCCTCTCACGGGGCAATATCCTCATCCATGGCACCAATCGGCCTTGGGGGATTGGCCGCAGGTCAAGCCATGGCTGCCTGCGCCTCTACCCTGAAGACATAGTGACATTATTCGAGCAGGTGGAAACTGGTATGAGTGTTGTAGTGGTGAACCAGCCTTTGAAGATTGGCTTTCCTGACGGGAGGATAATGATAGAAGTTCACAGGGGCCAAGACGATGAACCGACTGTGGGACAGGCCCTCAAGCGGTTCTACGATCATGGTCTGTTGGGAAAAATCGATTTCTCCAAGTTGGTCCGTGCCATGTTGGAAAAAACGGGCGTGCCGGTAGAGGTGGGTCTGGATCAGTGA
- a CDS encoding alanine-zipper protein, producing MRIYLIGVIGTALLSTGCATKGFVQKQLDPISCRVDVLENRNASLQTKTDSLEARVAALESQVKEAQLANKAMLDEATASASASAQRAEAAAAAAEQSAQRTQKIFELNQKK from the coding sequence GTGAGGATCTACTTGATAGGCGTTATCGGCACTGCACTTCTTTCCACTGGCTGCGCCACCAAGGGGTTCGTGCAGAAACAGCTTGATCCCATCAGTTGCAGAGTCGATGTCCTCGAAAACAGAAATGCTTCACTTCAGACCAAGACTGATTCACTCGAGGCACGCGTTGCTGCGTTAGAAAGCCAGGTGAAGGAAGCCCAATTGGCAAACAAAGCCATGTTGGATGAGGCTACTGCTTCGGCATCGGCGAGTGCACAGCGGGCTGAAGCTGCGGCGGCTGCTGCTGAACAGTCTGCACAACGCACCCAGAAAATTTTCGAGCTCAACCAGAAGAAATGA